In Streptomyces durocortorensis, a genomic segment contains:
- a CDS encoding acyltransferase family protein, with protein sequence MNAMLTRAHRLAARIDTATPAHRDRAVDGLRALALLAVPLGHWMLGGFRLDADGLHNASPLSAFGALAPLSWVLQMLGIFFLVGGYASVLSYRRRTSTTAVWLRGRLVRLGRPVLGVAAVWAVLLAVLSALGVPGDTLRTASTLVIQPLWFVGVYTVVTALTPVCVRLARRLGGWAALPLVVSVAVVDFLRYGPFAEAVPSWLSVLNVLPGWLFAYQLGVSWGEGRIGKRGARLLLVGGGALFAVLLLAFHYPPSMVGVPGEARTNSHPPSLLVVALAAAQSGAAILLRDRIGRLLRRPLLWAPVVVINLSAMTILCWHQSAMLAAAVPASLLGDGTAAVAGLTTGPDTVGWILARIAWLPVFAGLLVLIARYARRFDAPWKAGTRAANARRALAGLLAAGFAVFALGLA encoded by the coding sequence ATGAACGCGATGCTCACGAGGGCGCACCGGCTCGCCGCCCGTATCGACACCGCCACCCCCGCCCACCGGGACCGGGCCGTCGACGGCCTGCGGGCCCTGGCGCTGCTCGCCGTACCGCTCGGGCACTGGATGCTGGGCGGCTTCCGGCTCGACGCGGACGGCCTGCACAACGCGAGCCCGCTCTCGGCGTTCGGCGCCCTCGCCCCGCTCAGCTGGGTGCTCCAGATGCTGGGGATCTTCTTCCTGGTCGGCGGGTACGCCTCGGTCCTCTCCTACCGCCGCCGGACGTCGACCACGGCCGTCTGGCTGCGCGGCCGGCTGGTCCGGCTCGGCAGGCCGGTGCTGGGGGTGGCGGCCGTGTGGGCGGTGCTGCTCGCGGTGCTGTCGGCGCTGGGGGTGCCCGGGGACACCCTGCGTACGGCGTCGACGCTGGTGATCCAGCCGCTCTGGTTCGTCGGCGTGTACACCGTGGTCACGGCCCTGACCCCGGTCTGCGTACGGCTGGCGCGACGGCTCGGCGGATGGGCGGCGCTGCCTCTGGTGGTCTCGGTCGCGGTGGTGGACTTCCTGCGCTACGGGCCCTTCGCGGAGGCGGTGCCGTCCTGGCTGAGCGTGCTGAACGTCCTGCCCGGCTGGCTCTTCGCGTATCAGCTCGGTGTCTCGTGGGGCGAGGGGCGGATCGGGAAGCGGGGTGCGCGGCTGCTGCTCGTCGGGGGCGGGGCCCTCTTCGCCGTACTGCTGCTGGCCTTCCACTACCCGCCGTCGATGGTCGGCGTGCCGGGCGAGGCGCGGACCAACTCGCATCCGCCGTCGCTGCTGGTGGTGGCGCTGGCGGCGGCGCAGAGCGGGGCGGCGATCCTGCTGCGCGACCGGATCGGGCGGTTGCTGCGCAGGCCGCTGCTGTGGGCTCCGGTCGTGGTGATCAACCTGTCGGCGATGACGATCCTGTGCTGGCACCAGAGCGCGATGCTGGCGGCCGCCGTACCGGCCTCGCTGCTGGGCGACGGTACGGCGGCGGTTGCGGGGCTGACGACCGGGCCGGACACGGTCGGCTGGATTCTGGCCCGGATCGCCTGGCTGCCGGTGTTCGCGGGGCTGCTGGTGCTGATCGCCCGGTACGCGCGCCGCTTCGACGCCCCGTGGAAGGCGGGCACCCGCGCGGCGAACGCCCGCCGCGCGCTGGCGGGGCTGCTCGCGGCGGGGTTCGCGGTGTTCGCGCTGGGGCTGGCGTGA
- a CDS encoding aldo/keto reductase codes for MTVDRIPTVELGNGGPRIGVQGLGCMGISEFYGDTDELSARDTLDAALEAGVTLLDTADAYGRGANEEFLAPFVGAHRDEITLATKFAIERTDDPHYRGVRNDPAYIRTAVEASLRRLRTDVIDLYYMHRRDPAVPLAESVGALAELVQQGKVKQLGLSEVTGAELREAHAVHPIAALQSEWSLFSRDVEKSAVGAAAELGVTLVPYSPLGRGFLTGSFTDAGKDLSEGDFRKHQPRFSGDNARRNAALLEPVHKTAAAHGVTAAQVALAWVQQRARVHGLTVVPIPGTRRRGRLLENVAATRLTLTADELALLEPIAGQVAGDRYPDMSSTSEARE; via the coding sequence ATGACTGTCGACAGAATCCCCACCGTGGAGCTGGGCAACGGCGGACCGCGGATCGGCGTCCAGGGCCTCGGCTGCATGGGCATCAGCGAGTTCTACGGAGACACCGACGAGCTGTCCGCCCGGGACACCCTGGATGCCGCGCTGGAAGCGGGCGTCACGCTCCTCGACACCGCCGACGCCTACGGGCGCGGCGCCAACGAGGAGTTCCTCGCCCCGTTCGTCGGGGCCCACCGGGACGAGATCACCCTCGCCACCAAGTTCGCCATCGAGCGGACGGACGACCCGCACTACCGAGGCGTACGCAACGACCCCGCGTACATCCGCACCGCCGTCGAGGCGAGCCTGCGCAGGCTGAGGACTGACGTGATCGACCTCTACTACATGCACCGCCGCGACCCCGCCGTCCCGCTCGCCGAATCGGTCGGCGCGCTGGCGGAACTGGTCCAGCAGGGCAAGGTCAAGCAGCTGGGACTGAGCGAGGTGACCGGAGCCGAGCTGCGCGAGGCGCACGCCGTGCACCCGATCGCCGCCCTCCAGTCGGAGTGGTCCCTCTTCAGCCGTGACGTGGAGAAGAGCGCCGTCGGCGCGGCCGCCGAACTGGGCGTGACCCTCGTGCCGTACTCGCCGCTCGGCCGGGGCTTCCTCACCGGCTCCTTCACCGACGCGGGCAAGGACCTGTCGGAGGGCGACTTCCGTAAGCACCAGCCCCGCTTCAGCGGTGACAACGCCCGCAGGAACGCCGCCCTGCTGGAGCCCGTCCACAAGACCGCCGCCGCGCACGGGGTGACCGCCGCGCAGGTGGCCCTGGCCTGGGTGCAGCAGCGGGCGCGGGTGCACGGGCTGACCGTGGTGCCGATCCCCGGCACCCGCAGGCGCGGCCGCCTGCTGGAGAACGTGGCGGCGACCCGGCTGACCCTGACGGCCGACGAGCTGGCCCTGCTGGAGCCGATCGCCGGGCAGGTGGCGGGGGACCGCTACCCGGACATGAGCAGTACCTCTGAGGCGCGGGAGTAG
- a CDS encoding MerR family transcriptional regulator gives MTVIDGTPVSNPATSTQSQPQPEPSAGGNACTAPPKAHPRPSGQDSYTISEVAAFTGLTAHTLRWYERIGLMPHVDRSHTGQRRFSNRDLDWLALVGKLRLTGMPVADMVRYAELVRAGESTFEERQELLEATRRDVIARIAELHDTLAVLDYKIDFYGGARRAPERHPA, from the coding sequence ATGACGGTGATCGACGGAACTCCCGTAAGCAATCCCGCGACCAGCACACAGTCACAGCCTCAGCCGGAGCCCTCCGCAGGGGGCAACGCCTGCACCGCCCCTCCCAAGGCCCACCCCCGCCCCTCGGGGCAGGACAGCTACACGATCAGCGAGGTCGCCGCCTTCACCGGGCTCACCGCGCACACCCTGCGCTGGTACGAACGCATCGGGCTGATGCCGCACGTCGACCGTTCGCACACCGGGCAGCGCCGGTTCAGCAACCGCGACCTCGACTGGCTGGCCCTCGTCGGCAAGCTGCGGCTGACCGGGATGCCCGTCGCCGACATGGTGCGCTACGCGGAGCTGGTGCGCGCCGGTGAGTCCACCTTCGAGGAGCGGCAGGAGCTGCTGGAGGCCACCCGCCGCGATGTGATCGCGCGGATCGCGGAGCTCCACGACACCCTCGCCGTCCTCGACTACAAGATCGATTTCTACGGTGGCGCCCGCCGGGCGCCGGAAAGGCACCCCGCCTGA
- a CDS encoding GNAT family N-acetyltransferase has protein sequence MSTTRPNPARRATAEDAEELVRLRTVMLDSLPKRPGANPDTTWRPVAVETLRGKLNDPDGDLTAFVVDSPAGTGLAACAVGTIEYRLGGPGNPGGTTGYVFSVATDPDQRRRGHARACTEALLGWFRERGVPQVDLRASVEAEPLYASLGFARTPDPAMRLRL, from the coding sequence ATGAGCACCACACGCCCGAACCCCGCACGCCGCGCCACCGCCGAGGACGCCGAGGAGCTGGTCCGCCTCCGCACGGTCATGCTCGACTCACTCCCGAAGCGCCCCGGGGCGAACCCGGACACCACCTGGCGGCCGGTCGCCGTGGAGACGCTGCGCGGCAAGCTGAACGACCCCGACGGCGACCTCACCGCGTTCGTCGTGGACAGCCCGGCGGGTACCGGCCTGGCGGCCTGCGCCGTCGGGACGATCGAGTACCGGCTCGGCGGCCCCGGCAACCCCGGCGGCACCACGGGTTACGTCTTCAGCGTGGCCACCGACCCCGACCAGCGCCGCCGGGGCCACGCCCGCGCCTGTACGGAGGCGCTGCTCGGCTGGTTCCGCGAGCGCGGGGTGCCACAGGTCGACCTGCGCGCATCGGTCGAGGCCGAGCCGCTGTACGCCTCGCTCGGCTTCGCCCGCACTCCGGACCCGGCGATGAGGCTCCGCCTGTGA
- a CDS encoding serine hydrolase domain-containing protein, whose translation MESLRIIDTWPVPTAAAAVVRADGTVLGTHGPTAHRFPLASVTKPLAAYAALVAYEEGAIELDEPAGPEGSTVRHLLAHTSGLAFDEHRVTAPPGERRLYSNAGFEVLGDHIAKASGIPFAEYLRQAVLEPLAMTSTALNGSPARDGVSTVDDLVRFAAEVQAPRLLDPRTVLAAQSVVHPGLKGVLPGYGHQNPNDWGLGFEIRDSKSPHWTGNTSSPATFGHFGQSGTFLWIDPVAGAACVALADRAFGPWAAEAWTPFTDAVLAELS comes from the coding sequence ATGGAGAGCCTGCGGATCATCGACACCTGGCCGGTCCCGACTGCGGCCGCCGCCGTCGTACGGGCGGACGGCACCGTTCTCGGTACGCACGGGCCGACCGCCCACCGCTTCCCCCTCGCCTCGGTCACCAAGCCGCTCGCGGCCTACGCGGCGCTGGTGGCGTACGAGGAGGGCGCGATCGAGCTGGACGAGCCGGCCGGACCCGAGGGCTCCACGGTGCGCCACCTGCTCGCGCACACCAGCGGGCTGGCCTTCGACGAGCACCGGGTGACGGCCCCTCCCGGCGAGCGCCGCCTCTACTCCAACGCGGGCTTCGAGGTGCTGGGCGACCACATCGCCAAGGCGTCCGGCATCCCGTTCGCGGAGTACCTGCGCCAGGCGGTCCTGGAGCCGCTGGCCATGACGTCGACCGCGCTGAACGGCTCGCCCGCCCGCGACGGCGTCTCCACCGTCGACGACCTGGTCCGCTTCGCCGCCGAGGTGCAGGCGCCCCGCCTCCTCGACCCGCGTACGGTCCTGGCGGCCCAGAGCGTCGTCCACCCGGGCCTCAAGGGCGTCCTGCCGGGCTACGGCCACCAGAACCCGAACGACTGGGGCCTCGGCTTCGAGATCCGGGACTCCAAGTCCCCGCACTGGACGGGCAACACGTCCTCCCCGGCGACCTTCGGCCACTTCGGCCAGTCGGGTACGTTCCTGTGGATCGACCCGGTGGCGGGGGCCGCCTGTGTCGCGCTGGCGGACCGCGCGTTCGGGCCGTGGGCCGCGGAGGCCTGGACGCCGTTCACGGACGCGGTTCTGGCCGAACTGTCCTGA